A portion of the Lolium rigidum isolate FL_2022 chromosome 1, APGP_CSIRO_Lrig_0.1, whole genome shotgun sequence genome contains these proteins:
- the LOC124685154 gene encoding two-component response regulator ORR22-like — protein sequence MFDLVISDVHMPDMDGFKLLELVGLEMDLPVIMLSVNGETKTVLKGITHGACDYLLKPVRIEELRNVWQHVVRRKFSNRETNNNLDFCKEYSKNPTTDSYHGLSQVTSGSSDQGNRASKKRKEPHSEEEDEGDDNDAHDNDEPSGSKKPRVVWSVELHRKFVAAVNHLGIDKAVPKRILDLMNVEKLTRENVASHLQKYRLYLRRLSVVASQQASIAAAFGGRDPFLHMGAFEGIHNYQPFASSAGIPSFNPHGLLSGVGAAAFGLEDLAPSKAIQCASSNGAVSHCMGDTNKFHIANLQEKNQANLAQGLTAPLVQPQLQQKWIPQETSDLSSFFSGSALANTMSGTLQRVTSSSFPPVELLECTQIKVGAHSSIRIPSASSGLLERSVGLSPNLQDSSISQQCAIPIDDGFSVNKLPLHIPFVDVSTTKLDASFVVPEQDMDQKGKFPERVTVLPYESLIAADRSKCGTRSSGSTMLLLSDTGRHSKYLKFGVASNSRHGMDEMVNGSFNYNGGASVPEQNDVYDFGISKLQGGFNSSSCSFDGLLNSIIKVENDDVPFADNDLGCELFPLGACI from the exons ATGTTTGACCTGGTTATCAGCGACGTCCATATGCCTGATATGGACGGCTTCAAGCTCCTCGAGCTCGTTGGGCTTGAAATGGACCTCCCTGTCATCA TGTTATCGGTGAATGGCGAGACAAAAACTGTACTGAAGGGGATAACTCATGGTGCCTGTGACTATCTCCTAAAACCCGTTCGCATCGAAGAGCTTCGGAACGTCTGGCAGCATGTTGTGAGGAGGAAGTTCAGTAACCGTGAAACCAATAATAATCTTGATTTCTGCAAGGAATACAGCAAGAATCCCACCACAGATTCGTACCATGGGCTCAGCCAGGTTACCTCTGGGTCCTCTGACCAGGGTAACAGAGCCAGCAAGAAGAGGAAAGAACCACATAGTgaagaggaagacgaaggcgacgACAACGATGCTCACGACAACGATGAGCCCTCGGGGTCGAAGAAGCCAAGAGTTGTGTGGTCAGTTGAGCTGCATCGAAAGTTTGTTGCGGCTGTCAACCATCTCGGAATTGATA AAGCTGTACCGAAAAGAATACTCGACCTTATGAACGTGGAGAAGCTCACTAGGGAAAATGTTGCGAGTCATCTGCAG AAGTACAGGCTATACCTCAGACGGCTAAGTGTTGTGGCGTCACAGCAAGCTAGCATTGCTGCTGCTTTTGGAGGTAGAGATCCCTTTTTGCACATGGGAGCATTTGAAGGGATTCATAATTATCAACCTTTTGCCTCTTCTGCTGGCATTCCATCTTTCAATCCACATGGACTTCTAAGTGGTGTTGGTGCAGCAGCATTTGGGCTTGAGGACCTTGCTCCTTCCAAGGCAATTCAGTGTGCTAGCAGCAATGGTGCAGTAAGCCATTGCATGGGCGATACAAATAAGTTCCACATTGCAAACTTACAAGAAAAAAACCAAGCCAATTTGGCGCAAGGCTTGACCGCGCCCCTTGTGCAGCCCCAGCTCCAACAGAAGTGGATCCCTCAAGAAACCAGTGATctgtcttctttcttttctggTAGTGCTCTGGCTAACACAATGTCGGGCACTCTCCAAAGAGTTACAAGCAGTTCATTTCCACCAGTAGAGCTTTTGGAGTGCACACAGATCAAAGTTGGAGCCCATTCATCAATAAGAATACCATCTGCAAGTTCAGGACTGCTTGAAAGGTCTGTTGGGCTTTCCCCTAATTTGCAGGATTCTAGTATATCCCAGCAGTGTGCTATTCCAATTGATGATGGATTTTCTGTCAACAAGTTACCATTACATATCCCGTTTGTTGATGTCAGCACGACAAAACTGGATGCTAGCTTTGTGGTTCCAGAACAAGATATGGACCAAAAGGGGAAGTTTCCAGAAAGAGTGACAGTTCTCCCTTATGAGAGCCTTATAGCAGCTGACCGGAGCAAGTGTGGAACTCGTTCTTCTGGCAGTACAATGCTGCTTCTTTCTGATACCGGGAGACATTCAAAATACTTAAAGTTTGGAGTTGCAAGCAATTCTAGACATGGAATGGATGAAATGGTTAATGGAAGTTTTAACTACAATGGTGGTGCCAGTGTGCCTGAACAGAATGATGTGTATGATTTCGGAATCTCAAAGCTGCAGGGTGGATTTAATTCTAGTAGCTGCAGTTTTGATGGCCTTCTCAATTCCATAATAAAAGTG GAGAATGATGATGTGCCGTTCGCGGATAACGACCTGGGGTGTGAACTTTTTCCACTTGGTGCCTGCATATGA